The following proteins are co-located in the Aquarana catesbeiana isolate 2022-GZ linkage group LG02, ASM4218655v1, whole genome shotgun sequence genome:
- the LOC141126500 gene encoding olfactory receptor 6N1-like, which translates to MNSSSKNVSVTNFILVGLIEIESFGYVCALLALALFSVTLFMSSMIVYVTWTEKSLHEPMYILICVLIMNVMLGNASYYPKLAIDLLSGCSTISLTGCLCQSFCIQFYAASELYIFTTMAYDRYLAVGHPLRYHTLMTNITTQKISLALCVFNVVLVLVDTALTLRLTFCGVNINNVFCERISLQPLACNDITVNIMYDTILTSCIVIGCLLVIMYCYIRTVIICLKLSAEPSLKALHTLMTHMLAFSIYMGTLLFVNFRYSLTTGSVSTKVDIIIPLIGTSIAISANPLIYGIRTKALREKIACHLHKIVCRQKE; encoded by the coding sequence ATGAACTCATCTTCAAAAAATGTCTCTGTGACCAACTTTATTCTGGTGGGGCTTATTGAGATTGAATCATTTGGATATGTATGTGCTCTTTTGGCTCTAGCATTATTTTCAGTCACATTGTTTATGAGTTCTATGATAGTCTATGTAACCTGGACAGAGAAAAGCTTGCATGAACCTATGTACATCTTAATATGCGTCTTGATTATGAATGTGATGTTGGGGAATGCATCATATTATCCCAAGCTGGCCATTGACTTGTTGTCTGGATGCTCAACCATCTCACTCACAGGATGTCTCTGTCAATCTTTCTGTATCCAGTTTTATGCAGCTAGTGAATTGTATATTTTTACGACAATGGCATATGATCGATATCTGGCTGTAGGCCACCCTTTGAGATACCACACTCTGATGACCAACATTACAACTCAAAAAATATCACTTGCCCTATGTGTTTTCAATGTGGTGCTAGTACTTGTGGATACAGCATTGACATTAAGGCTGACTTTTTGTGGGGTAAATATCAACAATGTCTTTTGTGAGAGAATTTCTCTACAACCGCTTGCTTGTAATGATATAACAGTTAACATTATGTATGATACGATTTTGACTTCGTGCATTGTGATTGGCTGCTTGCTTGTAATAATGTACTGTTATATAAGAACAGTTATAATCTGTCTGAAACTTTCTGCAGAACCCTCTCTGAAAGCTCTGCATACATTGATGACTCACATGTTGGCCTTCTCCATTTATATGGGCACTCTCTTGTTTGTTAATTTCAGGTACAGTCTAACCACAGGTTCTGTATCAACCAAAGTTGATATTATCATACCTTTGATCGGTACCAGCATAGCTATTTCTGCAAACCCTCTGATCTATGGGATAAGGACCAAAGCTCTCAGAGAAAAAATTGCATGCCATCTGCATAAAATTGTTTGCAGACAAAAAGAATGA